In a genomic window of Octopus bimaculoides isolate UCB-OBI-ISO-001 chromosome 25, ASM119413v2, whole genome shotgun sequence:
- the LOC106883898 gene encoding centromere protein V, translating to MSFMKMEIIKKAYFGGCHCGAVRFQCWAPETLLVLECNCSICFVKHNTHFIVHESNMEILKGEENLTTYRFNTMTAKHMFCKICGVQSFYVPRSNQDSYGINPRCLDSYESLSMTTEYFDGRHWETSFTEKAPQSFK from the exons ATGTCATTTATGAAAATGGAA ATCATTAAAAAAGCATACTTTGGTGGCTGTCACTGTGGAGCGGTTCGATTCCAATGTTGGGCACCAGAAACATTACTGGTTCTTGAATGCAA ttGCAGTATTTGCTTTGTGAAACACAATACTCATTTTATTGTACATGAATCAAATATGGAAATACTCAAG ggAGAAGAAAACTTGACCACATATCGATTCAACACCATGACAGCAAAACATATGTTCTGTAAAATTTGCGGAGTACAGAGTTTCTATGTGCCTCGTTCAAACCAAGATTCTTACG GCATCAATCCTCGCTGTTTGGATTCTTATGAGTCTTTATCAATGACAACTGAATATTTTGATGGCAGACATTGGGAAACGTCCTTTACCGAGAAGGCCCCACAGTCATTTAAGTAA